A window from Argopecten irradians isolate NY chromosome 3, Ai_NY, whole genome shotgun sequence encodes these proteins:
- the LOC138317497 gene encoding sodium-dependent proline transporter-like isoform X2: protein MPETPERGQWTGKLDFILSCIGFSVGLGNIWRFPYLCYRNGGGAFIIPYVIMLVIAGVPLYFLELSLGQFASQGPVTVWNLSPIFYGIGWAMIMISAMVCTYYNVIIMYSVYYMFVSFVNLDDELPWQHCGKSWNTEKCRDEAYPDLDGMNETSKVSAMLGLKDQSCVTNLLATIGRITSQTYNVIADLNSSLLSDHTKDCDIKFETPSSEYWNRYVLRVHEADGMENIGGVSLKNVLCLLVCWIFIFFCLMKGVKSSGKVVYFTALFPYVVLIVLLVRGLTLPGYEKGIDFYIVPKWDKLTDPKVWGDAATQIFYSLGVAFGGILTMSSYNRFNNHSLRDALIISLVNCSTSVFGGFAIFALLGYMSHVTNVPVEDVADSGPGLAFIAYPEGIAKLPSPPIFAFLFFFMIFTLGCDSQFAMMETVISGFSDVFPNQLRKRKTLFTFVCCMIGFLLGIPQTTKASIYILTLVDWYSGSYNLMIISFCEIVAVCYIYGVNTFRADVEMMIGKQSMVVWAYFYATWCFITPAAIAFIVIMMAINYAPAYLGSYHFPGFAEALGWLMVLTPLLLVLLGAIVQSIRSRGVLRALRPIPEWGPALDENRLSPRYAPINNRVFDDIAYNPKKGNVFIAKGQDNNGYTGEKL, encoded by the exons ATGCCTGAA ACACCCGAACGAGGACAGTGGACAGGGAAGCTAGACTTCATTCTGTCCTGTATTGGGTTCTCCGTCGGACTCGGAAACATATGGAGGTTCCCGTACCTGTGTTACAGAAACGGAGGGG GTGCCTTCATCATCCCCTACGTCATTATGTTGGTGATCGCGGGCGTCCCACTTTACTTCCTGGAGTTAAGTCTGGGCCAGTTTGCCAGCCAAGGACCCGTTACTGTGTGGAACCTCAGTCCCATATTCTACG GTATCGGCTGGGCCATGATCATGATCAGCGCCATGGTCTGTACCTACTATAACGTCATAATCATGTACTCCGTCTACTACATGTTCGTCTCCTTCGTCAACCTGGACGACgagttaccatggcaacattGCGGAAAGTCCTGGAACACAGAAAAATGCCGAGACGAAGCCTACCCAGATCTGGACGGTATGAACGAGACCAGCAAGGTCTCGGCCATGTTAG GACTAAAGGACCAGTCATGTGTGACGAATCTACTGGCGACCATTGGTAGGATAACTAGCCAGACATACAATGTTATAGCCGATCTCAACTCCTCCCTGCTGTCGGACCACACTAAGGACTGTGACATCAAGTTTGAGACACCCAGCTCAGAATACTGGAA TCGTTATGTGTTACGGGTCCACGAGGCCGATGGTATGGAGAATATAGGCGGGGTCAGTCTAAAGAATGTCCTTTGTCTTCTCGTGTGCTGGATATTCATTTTCTTCTGCCTGATGAAGGGTGTTAAGTCCTCGGGCAAG GTGGTGTACTTCACGGCGCTGTTCCCATACGTGGTACTTATAGTACTTCTGGTTCGAGGTCTGACCTTGCCAGGATATGAGAAAGGAATCGACTTCTACATTGTACCAAAATGGGATAAACTCACAGATCCAAAG GTATGGGGAGACGCTGCCACACAGATTTTCTACTCTTTGGGAGTAGCGTTCGGAGGCATCCTCACCATGTCCAGTTATAACCGATTTAACAACCACAGTCTTAG GGACGCCTTGATCATATCGTTAGTGAACTGCTCGACCAGTGTCTTCGGTGGATTTGCTATCTTTGCTCTGCTCGGATACATGTCCCACGTTACCAATGTCCCTGTAGAGGATGTAGCAGACAGTG GACCTGGTCTGGCCTTTATTGCCTATCCAGAAGGTATCGCCAAACTCCCATCGCCTCCTATCTTCGCCTTCCTGTTTTTCTTCATGATCTTCACACTCGGATGTGACAGCCAG tttGCAATGATGGAGACCGTCATCAGTGGATTCTCCGATGTCTTTCCTAACCAACTCCGCAAGAGGAAGACACTCTTCACATTTGTCTGCTGCATGATTGGGTTCCTGTTGGGTATTCCTCAGACTACTAAGGCAA GTATTTACATCCTGACCTTGGTAGACTGGTATTCCGGTAGTTATAACCTTATGATCATTAGCTTCTGTGAGATTGTGGCTGTCTGTTATATCTACG GAGTGAACACTTTCCGTGCTGACGTTGAGATGATGATTGGTAAACAAAGCATGGTCGTGTGGGCTTACTTCTATGCCACCTGGTGTTTCATCACGCCGGCTGCCATCGCG TTCATCGTTATCATGATGGCTATCAACTACGCGCCCGCCTACCTGGGGAGCTACCATTTCCCTGGATTCGCCGAAGCCCTGGGTTGGCTCATGGTGCTAACTCCCCTGTTACTTGTGCTGCTTGGCGCCATAGTTCAGTCTATCAGGTCCCGTGGG GTGTTGAGAGCATTACGACCTATCCCAGAATGGGGCCCAGCACTGGACGAAAACCGATTATCTCCAAGGTATGCTCCAATCAACAACCGTGTATTCGACGATATAGCGTACAACCCAAAGAAGGGAAACGTGTTTATTGCCAAAGGACAGGACAACAATGGTTATACAGGAGAAAAActataa
- the LOC138317200 gene encoding uncharacterized protein — protein sequence MTYFILLTDISHQKRDACTSIPFPKIEGPRSRHDRIAIIGAGPSGIHMAYRLKEEGYTRVTVFEKNDYIGGKSRTIQHRGLPNDMGTVYLNPDYTEITYITFEENIIRLIQEARPNTTIDEAAKILEQSVIKYIALHNNMFGVYEGVMPRPCPAVLSQLNMSFGEFLRVNDLEALLGIFLISQTSQGYGKLDKLSALYGLMLGTPTLMAEILKPRAPRERIINILSKGFQFLWEEIARQSKLTVKLSSPVTKVYRVRYRKEFYVQYRRNGRMCGEKFDFLITSPFMKSMIDVISFEPEVSRMFKRATNSFFTVTLTDTDYGVNKGSKPRDSYFYNVAKDSYDVSVLSNRDTYGSLNFLIDENYTVPNPGGQQVKTSVYYQFTNIKPKLKKVHQALKDHILNFEQSGNINLIKRITWPYFQRYSVSDMATGILWDIFDLQGKHGMWYIGSSVSVESAIGVVDYNNLLLKQFLGTRKTNVNTTQSMPGLF from the exons ATGACATACTTTATATTACTTACAGACATATCGCACCAAAAAAGAGATGCATGCACATCGATTCCATTCCCGAAGATAGAAGGACCTAGATCCAGACATGATAGGATTGCCATCATAGGAGCTGGGCCTTCCGGAATCCACATGGCTTACAGACTTAAG GAAGAAGGTTATACAAGAGTGACTGTGTTCGAGAAAAATGACTACATTGGCGGAAAATCTAGAACGATCCAGCACAGAGGATTACCGAATGACATGGGCACTGTCTATTTAAACCCGGACTATACGGAAATAA CATACATTACATTCGAAGAAAACATCATCCGGTTGATACAGGAAGCTCGTCCAAATACTACGATCGATGAAGCTGCAAAAATTCTCGAGCAATCTGTCATAAAATATATTGCATTACACAACAACATGTTTGGTGTATACGAAGGAGTCATGCCAAGGCCGTGTCCTGCAGTGTTATCCCAACTGAATATGTCGTTTGGGGAATTCCTTAGGGTTAATGATTTGGAGGCGCTATTGGGAATCTTTTTAATTTCCCAAACATCGCAAGGATATGGAAAACTTGACAAATTGTCTGCTTTGTACGGTCTAATGTTGGGGACTCCAACTCTCATGGCAGAAATATTGAAACCACGTGCACCACGAGAAcgtataattaatattttaagtaAAGGGTTTCAATTTCTTTGGGAGGAAATAGCTAGGCAAAGCAAACTCACAGTAAAACTATCATCTCcagtcacaaaagtgtatcgtGTGAGATACAGAAAAGAGTTTTACGTGCAGTATAGACGAAACGGTAGAATGTGTGGAGAAAAGTTTGATTTTCTTATCACCAGTCCATTCATGAAATCTATGATTGATGTGATAAGTTTCGAACCCGAGGTCAGTAGAATGTTTAAGAGAGCAACTAACAGCTTCttcactgtgaccttgactgaCACAGACTATGGAGTAAACAAAGGCTCTAAGCCTAGGGACTCGTACTTCTACAATGTCGCAAAAGACAGTTATGACGTCTCGGTACTATCTAATCGGGACACGTATGGTTCATTGAATTTCCTTATAGACGAAAACTACACTGTACCAAACCCCGGTGGACAGCAAGTTAAGACATCCGTATATTACCAATTCACAAACATAAAACCGAAACTGAAAAAGGTACACCAAGCACTAAAAGatcatattttgaactttgaACAATCCGGTAACATCAACTTAATCAAAAGAATCACATGGCCATACTTCCAGAGATATTCCGTGTCCGACATGGCTACAGGGATATTATGGGATATATTTGATCTGCAGGGGAAACACGGTATGTGGTATATCGGTTCGTCTGTTAGTGTCGAATCTGCCATAGGTGTGGTCGATTATAATAACTTATTACTAAAGCAGTTCCTTGGCACccgaaaaacaaatgttaatacTACACAGAGCATGCCGGGTCTGTTTTAA
- the LOC138317497 gene encoding sodium-dependent proline transporter-like isoform X1, with product MPETPERGQWTGKLDFILSCIGFSVGLGNIWRFPYLCYRNGGGAFIIPYVIMLVIAGVPLYFLELSLGQFASQGPVTVWNLSPIFYGIGWAMIMISAMVCTYYNVIIMYSVYYMFVSFVNLDDELPWQHCGKSWNTEKCRDEAYPDLDGMNETSKVSAMLGLKDQSCVTNLLATIGRITSQTYNVIADLNSSLLSDHTKDCDIKFETPSSEYWNRYVLRVHEADGMENIGGVSLKNVLCLLVCWIFIFFCLMKGVKSSGKVVYFTALFPYVVLIVLLVRGLTLPGYEKGIDFYIVPKWDKLTDPKVWGDAATQIFYSLGVAFGGILTMSSYNRFNNHSLRDALIISLVNCSTSVFGGFAIFALLGYMSHVTNVPVEDVADSGPGLAFIAYPEGIAKLPSPPIFAFLFFFMIFTLGCDSQFAMMETVISGFSDVFPNQLRKRKTLFTFVCCMIGFLLGIPQTTKGGIYILTLVDWYSGSYNLMIISFCEIVAVCYIYGVNTFRADVEMMIGKQSMVVWAYFYATWCFITPAAIAFIVIMMAINYAPAYLGSYHFPGFAEALGWLMVLTPLLLVLLGAIVQSIRSRGVLRALRPIPEWGPALDENRLSPRYAPINNRVFDDIAYNPKKGNVFIAKGQDNNGYTGEKL from the exons ATGCCTGAA ACACCCGAACGAGGACAGTGGACAGGGAAGCTAGACTTCATTCTGTCCTGTATTGGGTTCTCCGTCGGACTCGGAAACATATGGAGGTTCCCGTACCTGTGTTACAGAAACGGAGGGG GTGCCTTCATCATCCCCTACGTCATTATGTTGGTGATCGCGGGCGTCCCACTTTACTTCCTGGAGTTAAGTCTGGGCCAGTTTGCCAGCCAAGGACCCGTTACTGTGTGGAACCTCAGTCCCATATTCTACG GTATCGGCTGGGCCATGATCATGATCAGCGCCATGGTCTGTACCTACTATAACGTCATAATCATGTACTCCGTCTACTACATGTTCGTCTCCTTCGTCAACCTGGACGACgagttaccatggcaacattGCGGAAAGTCCTGGAACACAGAAAAATGCCGAGACGAAGCCTACCCAGATCTGGACGGTATGAACGAGACCAGCAAGGTCTCGGCCATGTTAG GACTAAAGGACCAGTCATGTGTGACGAATCTACTGGCGACCATTGGTAGGATAACTAGCCAGACATACAATGTTATAGCCGATCTCAACTCCTCCCTGCTGTCGGACCACACTAAGGACTGTGACATCAAGTTTGAGACACCCAGCTCAGAATACTGGAA TCGTTATGTGTTACGGGTCCACGAGGCCGATGGTATGGAGAATATAGGCGGGGTCAGTCTAAAGAATGTCCTTTGTCTTCTCGTGTGCTGGATATTCATTTTCTTCTGCCTGATGAAGGGTGTTAAGTCCTCGGGCAAG GTGGTGTACTTCACGGCGCTGTTCCCATACGTGGTACTTATAGTACTTCTGGTTCGAGGTCTGACCTTGCCAGGATATGAGAAAGGAATCGACTTCTACATTGTACCAAAATGGGATAAACTCACAGATCCAAAG GTATGGGGAGACGCTGCCACACAGATTTTCTACTCTTTGGGAGTAGCGTTCGGAGGCATCCTCACCATGTCCAGTTATAACCGATTTAACAACCACAGTCTTAG GGACGCCTTGATCATATCGTTAGTGAACTGCTCGACCAGTGTCTTCGGTGGATTTGCTATCTTTGCTCTGCTCGGATACATGTCCCACGTTACCAATGTCCCTGTAGAGGATGTAGCAGACAGTG GACCTGGTCTGGCCTTTATTGCCTATCCAGAAGGTATCGCCAAACTCCCATCGCCTCCTATCTTCGCCTTCCTGTTTTTCTTCATGATCTTCACACTCGGATGTGACAGCCAG tttGCAATGATGGAGACCGTCATCAGTGGATTCTCCGATGTCTTTCCTAACCAACTCCGCAAGAGGAAGACACTCTTCACATTTGTCTGCTGCATGATTGGGTTCCTGTTGGGTATTCCTCAGACTACTAAG GGAGGTATTTACATCCTGACCTTGGTAGACTGGTATTCCGGTAGTTATAACCTTATGATCATTAGCTTCTGTGAGATTGTGGCTGTCTGTTATATCTACG GAGTGAACACTTTCCGTGCTGACGTTGAGATGATGATTGGTAAACAAAGCATGGTCGTGTGGGCTTACTTCTATGCCACCTGGTGTTTCATCACGCCGGCTGCCATCGCG TTCATCGTTATCATGATGGCTATCAACTACGCGCCCGCCTACCTGGGGAGCTACCATTTCCCTGGATTCGCCGAAGCCCTGGGTTGGCTCATGGTGCTAACTCCCCTGTTACTTGTGCTGCTTGGCGCCATAGTTCAGTCTATCAGGTCCCGTGGG GTGTTGAGAGCATTACGACCTATCCCAGAATGGGGCCCAGCACTGGACGAAAACCGATTATCTCCAAGGTATGCTCCAATCAACAACCGTGTATTCGACGATATAGCGTACAACCCAAAGAAGGGAAACGTGTTTATTGCCAAAGGACAGGACAACAATGGTTATACAGGAGAAAAActataa